One window of the Saccopteryx bilineata isolate mSacBil1 chromosome 2, mSacBil1_pri_phased_curated, whole genome shotgun sequence genome contains the following:
- the P2RY1 gene encoding P2Y purinoceptor 1, with protein sequence MTEMLWLEEENYQDVPNRTDAVFLAGPDSPWGNSTVASTLAFKCSLTKTGFQFYYLPAVYILVFIIGFLGNSVAIWMFIFHMKPWSGISVYMFNLAVADFLYVLTLPALISYYFNKTDWVFGGAMCKLQRFMFHVNLYGSILFLTCISVHRYSGVVYPLKSLGRLKKKNAIYISLLVWFVVVVWISPIIFYARTGIRKNNTTTCYDTAPDDNLRGYFIYSMCTTVAMFCVPLVLILGCYGLIVRALIYNDLDNSPLRRKSIYLVIIVLTVFGVSYIPFHVMKTMNLRARLDYQTPEMCAFNDRVYATYQVTRGLASLNSCVDPILYFLAGDTFRRRLSRATRKASRRSEANLQSKSEDMTLNILSEFKQNGDTSL encoded by the coding sequence ATGACGGAGATGCTGTGGTTGGAAGAAGAGAATTACCAAGATGTCCCCAACAGGACAGACGCTGTCTTTCTGGCCGGCCCGGACTCTCCCTGGGGGAACAGCACGGTCGCCTCCACCCTTGCGTTCAAATGTTCGCTAACCAAGACGGGCTTCCAGTTCTACTACCTGCCCGCTGTCTACATCCTGGTGTTCATCATTGGCTTCCTGGGCAACAGCGTGGCCATCTGGATGTTCATCTTCCACATGAAACCGTGGAGCGGCATCTCCGTATACATGTTCAACTTGGCGGTTGCCGACTTCTTGTACGTGCTGACTCTGCCCGCGCTCATCTCCTACTACTTCAACAAGACGGACTGGGTCTTCGGGGGGGCCATGTGTAAGCTGCAGAGGTTCATGTTCCACGTGAACCTCTACGGCAGCATCCTGTTCCTCACCTGCATCAGCGTGCACCGCTACAGCGGCGTGGTGTACCCGCTCAAGTCCCTGGGCAGGCTCAAGAAGAAGAACGCCATTTACATCAGCTTGCTGGTGTGGTTCGTCGTGGTGGTGTGGATCTCCCCCATCATCTTCTATGCGCGCACAGGGATCCGGAAAAACAATACTACCACTTGCTATGACACCGCCCCAGACGACAACCTGCGAGGTTATTTCATCTACAGCATGTGCACGACCGTGGCCATGTTCTGTGTCCCCTTGGTGCTGATTCTGGGCTGTTATGGATTAATTGTGAGAGCTTTGATTTATAATGACCTGGACAACTCACCTCTGAGGAGGAAATCGATTTACCTGGTGATCATTGTACTGACTGTGTTTGGTGTGTCTTACATCCCTTTCCATGTGATGAAAACGATGAATTTGAGGGCTCGGCTGGATTATCAGACTCCAGAAATGTGTGCTTTCAATGATAGGGTTTATGCCACTTACCAGGTGACAAGAGGTCTAGCCAGTCTCAACAGTTGTGTGGACCCTATTCTCTATTTCTTGGCAGGAGATACTTTCAGAAGGAGGCTCTCCCGGGCAACCAGGAAAGCTTCCAGAAGAAGTGAGGCAAATTTGCAGTCCAAGAGTGAAGATATGACCCTCAATATTTTATCTGAGTTCAAGCAGAACGGAGACACAAGCTTGTGA